One genomic window of Sphingopyxis sp. OPL5 includes the following:
- a CDS encoding alpha/beta hydrolase family protein — protein MTMKTWIAAALLVLPSMLTSAALAQPPELPAAIYTDPPADKAHPAAMEVVHIPSGGVEINGVVYIAAGAGPHPTVILCHGLPGNEKSLDLAQAMRRAGWTVIAFNYRGSWGSPGEYRFAQNLEDADAVLAFARDPANAAKLRIDPRRLVIMGHSMGGWVTALTAAKDKNLLGAAMISAADLGAFAKAPRDQLAAGMKANGQEALAGTSPEIMADELIAKGDAFDWLKAAPALTATNLFILSSDDGLAPGTDALAKAIQDGGGTKVKTLHVATDHSWSDARIRLQAEVLRWLETLKAGE, from the coding sequence ATGACGATGAAAACCTGGATCGCCGCCGCACTGCTTGTCCTGCCCTCAATGCTGACCAGCGCCGCGCTCGCGCAGCCGCCCGAACTCCCCGCCGCCATCTACACCGACCCGCCCGCCGACAAGGCCCATCCCGCCGCGATGGAGGTAGTCCATATCCCGAGCGGCGGCGTGGAAATCAACGGCGTCGTCTATATCGCCGCCGGCGCCGGCCCGCACCCGACGGTCATCCTCTGCCACGGCCTGCCCGGCAACGAAAAGAGCCTCGACCTCGCACAGGCGATGCGCCGCGCCGGCTGGACCGTGATCGCCTTCAACTATCGCGGCTCGTGGGGCAGCCCCGGCGAGTATCGCTTCGCGCAGAACCTCGAGGATGCCGACGCCGTCCTCGCCTTCGCGCGCGACCCCGCCAACGCCGCCAAGCTGCGCATCGACCCCAGACGCCTCGTCATCATGGGCCACAGCATGGGCGGCTGGGTCACCGCGCTCACCGCCGCGAAGGACAAAAATCTGCTCGGCGCCGCGATGATCTCCGCCGCCGACCTCGGCGCCTTCGCCAAGGCCCCGCGCGACCAGCTCGCCGCGGGCATGAAGGCCAACGGCCAGGAAGCCCTCGCCGGCACCTCGCCCGAAATCATGGCCGACGAGTTGATCGCCAAGGGCGACGCCTTCGACTGGCTCAAGGCCGCTCCCGCGCTGACCGCCACCAACCTGTTCATCCTCTCCTCCGACGACGGGTTGGCGCCGGGCACTGATGCACTAGCCAAGGCGATCCAGGATGGCGGCGGGACGAAGGTGAAGACGCTCCACGTCGCGACCGACCATAGCTGGTCGGACGCGCGGATCCGGTTGCAGGCGGAGGTTCTGCGGTGGCTCGAAACCCTGAAAGCCGGGGAATAA
- a CDS encoding crotonase/enoyl-CoA hydratase family protein, which produces MSVLVTLDGPVFIVTIDRPAKRNAVDPATAAALRDAFADFSHDDTASVAILTGSGGHFCAGFDLTAVGQARYAPDGPGPMGPTRMLLEKPVIAAVEGHAVAGGLELALWCDLRVAAESAVFGVYCRRWGVPLIDGGTVRLPRIVGQGRALDMILTGRPVDAQEAHRIGLADRLVPDGTALDAAIALAKQIAAFPQLCMTSDRMSAYRQWDYDLADALAHEAHAGVAPLREGATAGAKRFTEGAGRGGSFVS; this is translated from the coding sequence ATGTCCGTCCTTGTCACCCTCGATGGCCCCGTTTTCATCGTCACCATCGACCGCCCGGCAAAGCGCAACGCCGTCGATCCCGCGACCGCCGCCGCGCTGCGCGACGCGTTCGCCGACTTCTCCCACGACGACACGGCAAGCGTCGCGATCCTCACCGGCAGCGGCGGCCATTTCTGCGCGGGCTTCGACCTCACGGCGGTCGGCCAGGCCCGCTACGCCCCCGACGGCCCCGGCCCGATGGGTCCGACAAGGATGCTGCTCGAAAAGCCGGTGATCGCCGCAGTCGAGGGCCATGCCGTCGCCGGCGGGCTCGAACTCGCTTTGTGGTGCGACCTGCGCGTCGCGGCCGAGAGCGCGGTGTTCGGCGTCTATTGCCGCCGCTGGGGTGTGCCGCTGATCGACGGCGGCACCGTCCGCCTGCCGCGCATCGTCGGTCAGGGCCGCGCGCTCGACATGATCCTGACCGGCCGCCCGGTCGATGCACAGGAAGCCCATCGCATCGGCCTCGCCGACCGCCTCGTCCCCGACGGCACCGCGCTCGACGCGGCGATCGCGCTGGCGAAGCAGATCGCCGCCTTCCCGCAGCTCTGCATGACCAGCGACCGGATGAGCGCCTATCGCCAATGGGACTATGACCTGGCGGACGCCCTCGCCCACGAAGCCCATGCCGGCGTCGCGCCCTTGCGCGAAGGGGCGACAGCGGGCGCGAAGCGCTTTACCGAAGGGGCCGGACGGGGTGGATCATTCGTCAGCTAG
- a CDS encoding flavin monoamine oxidase family protein — protein MRGSGPLWGLLNQARRANLAERGAPPPIAAAQGITRRRMLAALGAASALPFVGWPAPSRAASGLRVAIIGGGLAGLTALDALNAAGVEAHLYEARGRLGGRVLTANNAPEPGLNIEDGGNLINTDHDDMLALAKRFGIALIDRQPMVAHTRYVADGRLLGDAELIEDLRPIAAHIGRDAEILDADYQVAALGLDSISVATYLDANAGLMKPHVRALIEATIRTEFGAEPDQASALELLFNLPVVDGEQAELISLSDERFILTGGSSSVVRALSEPLMSRISTGHALRSIAPGKDGLDLRFANGKRDRVDRVIVTVPAPLMRTIDYGGLLSKEWADLVGEIDCGRNEKINAGYASRVWEPATGPAGSAWAVDTKGPGVFSEFWDASSGQPGEAGVLTWFFGGDQVDALMGARPETTLRLAEAAIAPAVPGLKARTMRRTAWGKDPFARGAYSTFKPGQLTRFAPHFWVEENGAATRQAVAGPIVFAGEHLSDAFPGYMNGGAQTGRLAAAAILAGLG, from the coding sequence ATGCGGGGTTCCGGGCCGTTGTGGGGGCTGCTCAATCAGGCCCGCCGTGCCAATCTGGCCGAACGGGGCGCGCCGCCGCCGATCGCCGCTGCGCAGGGGATCACCCGCCGCCGGATGCTCGCGGCGCTGGGCGCCGCCTCGGCGCTTCCCTTCGTCGGCTGGCCCGCCCCGTCGCGCGCCGCGTCCGGCCTGCGTGTCGCCATCATCGGCGGCGGCCTCGCGGGACTGACCGCGCTCGATGCGCTGAATGCCGCGGGGGTCGAGGCGCATCTCTACGAAGCGCGCGGCCGGCTCGGCGGGCGCGTGCTCACCGCAAACAATGCGCCCGAACCGGGGCTGAACATCGAGGATGGCGGCAACCTCATCAACACCGACCATGACGACATGCTCGCGCTGGCGAAACGCTTCGGCATCGCGCTGATCGACCGCCAGCCGATGGTCGCGCACACCCGTTATGTCGCCGACGGACGCCTGCTCGGCGACGCCGAACTGATCGAGGACCTGCGCCCGATCGCCGCGCATATCGGTCGGGATGCGGAGATCCTCGACGCCGATTACCAGGTTGCCGCGCTCGGGCTCGACTCGATTTCGGTCGCCACCTATCTCGACGCGAATGCCGGGTTGATGAAGCCGCACGTCCGCGCGCTGATCGAGGCGACGATCCGCACCGAATTCGGCGCCGAACCCGATCAGGCCTCGGCGTTGGAACTGCTGTTCAACCTGCCCGTGGTCGACGGCGAACAGGCCGAACTGATCTCGCTCAGCGACGAGCGCTTCATCCTGACCGGCGGCTCGTCGAGCGTCGTCAGGGCCTTGTCCGAACCGTTGATGTCGCGCATCTCGACCGGCCATGCGCTGAGGTCGATCGCTCCGGGCAAGGACGGGCTCGACCTGCGCTTCGCCAATGGAAAGCGCGACCGCGTCGACCGCGTGATCGTCACCGTGCCCGCGCCGCTGATGCGCACGATCGATTATGGCGGGCTGTTGTCCAAAGAATGGGCGGACCTCGTCGGCGAGATCGATTGCGGCCGCAATGAAAAGATCAACGCCGGCTATGCATCGCGCGTCTGGGAGCCGGCGACCGGCCCCGCGGGGTCCGCCTGGGCGGTCGACACCAAGGGGCCGGGCGTCTTCTCCGAATTTTGGGACGCCAGTTCGGGCCAGCCGGGCGAAGCCGGGGTGCTCACCTGGTTCTTCGGCGGCGATCAGGTCGATGCGCTGATGGGCGCCAGACCCGAAACCACTCTGCGCCTCGCCGAAGCGGCGATCGCGCCGGCCGTTCCGGGCCTCAAGGCTCGCACAATGCGCCGCACGGCATGGGGCAAGGACCCGTTCGCGCGCGGCGCTTATTCGACCTTCAAGCCCGGCCAGCTGACCCGCTTCGCCCCGCATTTCTGGGTCGAAGAGAATGGCGCCGCGACGCGGCAGGCGGTCGCCGGGCCGATCGTCTTTGCCGGCGAGCATCTGTCGGACGCCTTTCCCGGCTATATGAACGGCGGCGCGCAGACCGGGCGGCTGGCGGCGGCGGCGATATTGGCCGGTCTTGGCTGA
- a CDS encoding TerC family protein yields the protein MEFLTADWLGTPAWFWLAFIGLVVLLTAFDLGFLNKENKEMGIGESLKLSAFYISIALAFGAWIWAAKGGEAGLQYYTGFFIEKALSIDNIFVISLIFATFAIPPRFQYRALLWGIVAVIVLRGIMIAGGAALVTEYGWVLYIFAAFLIFTGVKMLFADDTPMDVKGNPVVKWLSRHIPLTDELHGEKFFVKQPDSKTGNLVTAATPLFLALVVINLADLVFAVDSVPAIFAITTDTFIVYTSNIMAILGLRALYFALSAMVHRFHYLKYALALVLVFIGSKIFVADFILGGDKFPPLVSLGVTVALIAGGVIWSLVKTSDEPLVAEK from the coding sequence ATGGAATTTCTAACCGCGGACTGGCTGGGCACCCCGGCCTGGTTCTGGCTGGCCTTTATCGGGCTGGTCGTGCTGCTCACCGCCTTCGACCTTGGCTTCCTGAACAAGGAGAACAAGGAAATGGGGATCGGCGAGAGCCTGAAGCTCTCGGCCTTTTACATCAGCATCGCGCTCGCATTCGGGGCGTGGATCTGGGCCGCGAAGGGCGGCGAGGCGGGGCTGCAATATTATACCGGCTTCTTCATCGAGAAGGCGTTGTCGATCGACAATATCTTCGTGATCTCGCTGATCTTCGCGACTTTCGCGATCCCGCCGCGCTTTCAGTATCGCGCTTTGCTCTGGGGCATTGTCGCGGTGATCGTGCTGCGCGGCATCATGATCGCGGGCGGCGCGGCGCTGGTCACCGAATATGGCTGGGTGCTCTATATCTTCGCCGCGTTCCTGATCTTCACCGGGGTGAAGATGCTGTTCGCCGACGACACGCCGATGGACGTCAAGGGCAATCCGGTGGTGAAGTGGCTGTCGCGGCACATTCCGCTGACGGACGAGCTGCACGGCGAGAAATTCTTCGTCAAGCAGCCCGATAGCAAGACTGGCAATCTGGTGACGGCGGCGACGCCGCTGTTCCTCGCGCTGGTGGTGATCAACCTCGCCGACCTGGTGTTCGCGGTCGACAGCGTGCCGGCGATCTTCGCGATCACGACCGACACCTTCATCGTCTATACCTCGAACATCATGGCGATCCTCGGCCTGCGCGCGCTCTATTTCGCGCTGTCGGCGATGGTCCACCGCTTCCATTACCTGAAATATGCGCTGGCGCTGGTGCTGGTGTTCATCGGGTCGAAGATCTTCGTCGCCGATTTCATCCTCGGCGGCGACAAATTCCCGCCTTTGGTCAGCTTGGGCGTCACCGTCGCGCTGATCGCGGGCGGGGTGATCTGGTCGCTGGTCAAGACGAGCGACGAGCCGCTGGTCGCCGAGAAATAA
- a CDS encoding TetR/AcrR family transcriptional regulator, translated as MNARAKIKPRSPPKQERAQATYDLLLDVAGELLGEVGIERISTNMICARAGLTPPALYRYFKDKYAVLEALGQRLMTKQNDVLEAWIARHVDQGVDALRDNIEELMRETAAVTRPEPGAVWILRALHATPQLAHIRLESHRYVTDRLVEAYARNLPDADRDELWQELRLTVELGFAADEMLYEETRVSPDAIFRLTARMLRGNQS; from the coding sequence GTGAACGCCCGCGCCAAAATCAAGCCCCGCTCGCCGCCCAAGCAGGAGCGCGCGCAGGCGACTTACGACTTGCTGCTCGACGTCGCCGGCGAACTTTTGGGCGAAGTCGGCATCGAACGCATCTCGACCAACATGATCTGCGCGCGCGCCGGTTTGACGCCGCCAGCGCTCTATCGTTATTTCAAGGATAAATATGCCGTGCTTGAGGCGCTGGGGCAGCGCCTGATGACCAAGCAGAACGACGTACTGGAAGCGTGGATCGCGCGCCATGTCGATCAGGGCGTCGATGCGCTGCGCGACAATATCGAAGAGCTGATGCGCGAAACGGCGGCGGTGACGCGCCCCGAACCCGGCGCCGTGTGGATTCTGCGCGCGCTCCACGCAACGCCCCAACTTGCGCATATCCGCCTCGAATCGCACCGCTATGTCACCGACCGGCTGGTCGAAGCCTATGCCCGCAATCTGCCCGACGCCGACCGCGACGAGCTGTGGCAGGAACTGCGCCTGACGGTCGAACTGGGCTTCGCCGCCGACGAGATGCTCTATGAAGAAACGCGCGTGTCGCCCGACGCCATATTCCGCCTCACCGCACGCATGCTGCGTGGCAACCAATCTTGA
- a CDS encoding 3-hydroxybutyrate dehydrogenase gives MHLKGKTALVTGSTSGIGLGIAKTFAAAGADIIINGFGEAAAIEAERAALEVLNGGKAAYDGADLTKPDAIEDMFQRADKDFGGVDILVNNAGMQFVSPIEDFPVEKWDMIIALNLTASFHTIRHAVPGMRKKGWGRIIGTASAHSLVASPFKSAYVTAKHGLAGLTKTVALEVADAGITANCISPGYVWTPLVENQIPDTMKARKMTREQVINDVLLAGQPTKQFVTIEQVAALAAFLTRDEAANITGANLSVDGGWTAA, from the coding sequence ATGCACCTGAAAGGCAAAACCGCCCTCGTCACCGGCTCGACGTCGGGCATCGGGCTCGGCATCGCCAAGACATTCGCGGCGGCGGGCGCGGACATCATCATCAACGGGTTCGGCGAGGCGGCGGCGATCGAGGCCGAGCGCGCGGCGCTGGAAGTGCTGAACGGCGGCAAGGCGGCCTATGACGGCGCCGACCTGACCAAGCCCGACGCGATCGAAGACATGTTCCAGCGCGCCGACAAGGATTTCGGCGGGGTCGACATCCTGGTCAACAATGCCGGGATGCAGTTCGTGTCGCCGATCGAGGATTTCCCGGTCGAGAAGTGGGACATGATCATCGCGCTGAACCTGACCGCGTCGTTCCACACGATCCGCCACGCGGTGCCCGGGATGCGCAAGAAGGGCTGGGGGCGGATTATCGGCACCGCCTCGGCGCACTCGCTCGTCGCCTCGCCGTTCAAATCGGCCTATGTCACCGCGAAGCACGGGCTGGCGGGGCTAACCAAGACGGTCGCGCTGGAAGTCGCCGATGCGGGGATCACCGCGAACTGCATCAGCCCCGGCTATGTGTGGACGCCGCTGGTCGAGAACCAGATCCCCGACACGATGAAGGCGCGCAAGATGACGCGCGAGCAGGTGATCAATGACGTGTTGCTCGCGGGTCAGCCGACCAAGCAGTTCGTGACGATCGAACAGGTCGCGGCGCTGGCTGCGTTCCTGACACGCGACGAGGCGGCGAATATCACGGGGGCGAATTTGAGCGTCGATGGCGGGTGGACGGCGGCGTAA
- a CDS encoding patatin-like phospholipase family protein: MPRRAAKAALPLPDLVVLVLQGGGALGAYQAGVYEALIELGIELDWVAGISIGAVNAAIIAGNKRDEAVGKLREFWDGVSSALPSLPIPDNDMAREWNHLAAAGQVMAFGVPGFFTPRWPPPALAERQTPGAVSFYDTAPLVATLDRLVDWDRLNDGNVRLSVGAVAVETGNFRYFDTKSERIDARHILASGALPPGLPPIEIDGTWYWDGGLVSNTPLEHVVEAAHEDMLVFQVDLFPARGERPHDLEEAWSREKDIRFSSRTRRISDGLVRRRKEHRLIDRMLAKLPQGVSELPEVRAVRKMVDCKALNVVQLIHNPLKWQTGARDFEFSRTAVEANWAQGREAVEAAMKDGHLLAESIAEGRSESFAVQSDGLVPKRTTENTG, encoded by the coding sequence ATGCCGCGCCGCGCTGCCAAAGCCGCCTTGCCTTTGCCCGACCTCGTCGTGCTGGTGCTGCAGGGTGGCGGCGCGCTCGGCGCCTATCAGGCGGGGGTTTATGAGGCGCTGATCGAGTTGGGGATCGAACTCGACTGGGTGGCGGGGATTTCGATCGGCGCGGTCAATGCCGCGATCATCGCGGGCAACAAGCGTGACGAGGCGGTGGGCAAGCTTCGCGAGTTCTGGGACGGCGTGTCGTCGGCGCTGCCGTCGCTGCCGATCCCCGACAACGACATGGCGCGCGAGTGGAACCACCTTGCGGCGGCGGGGCAGGTGATGGCGTTCGGGGTACCGGGATTCTTCACCCCGCGCTGGCCGCCGCCGGCGCTGGCCGAGCGGCAGACGCCCGGCGCCGTCAGCTTCTACGACACGGCGCCGCTGGTCGCGACGCTCGACCGGCTGGTCGACTGGGACCGTCTCAACGACGGCAATGTCCGGTTGTCGGTGGGGGCGGTCGCGGTCGAGACCGGGAATTTCCGATACTTCGATACCAAGAGCGAGCGGATCGACGCGCGGCATATCCTCGCATCGGGCGCGCTGCCGCCGGGTTTGCCCCCGATCGAGATCGACGGGACATGGTATTGGGACGGGGGTCTCGTGTCGAACACCCCGCTCGAACATGTCGTCGAGGCGGCGCATGAGGATATGCTGGTGTTCCAGGTCGACCTGTTCCCGGCGCGCGGCGAGCGGCCGCACGATCTGGAAGAAGCCTGGTCGCGCGAGAAGGATATCCGGTTTTCGAGCCGGACGCGGCGGATTTCGGACGGACTGGTTCGGCGGCGGAAGGAGCATCGGTTGATCGACCGGATGTTGGCGAAGTTGCCGCAGGGCGTGAGCGAGTTGCCCGAGGTTCGGGCGGTGCGCAAGATGGTCGATTGCAAGGCGCTCAATGTCGTGCAGCTGATCCATAACCCCTTGAAATGGCAGACGGGTGCGCGCGATTTCGAATTCTCGCGGACCGCCGTGGAGGCCAATTGGGCGCAGGGCAGGGAGGCGGTCGAGGCGGCGATGAAGGACGGGCATCTGCTCGCGGAAAGTATCGCCGAGGGGCGGTCGGAGAGCTTCGCGGTGCAATCGGACGGTCTGGTTCCGAAACGGACCACGGAAAATACAGGGTAA
- a CDS encoding DUF4893 domain-containing protein, whose translation MWGRTSIIGGILAASTLAACNTVPKIPPSVADVPPPATEGGWRSTATEQDKGRVRNWYSSWEAALADARAKGFGAQIDREGILLHPTAALPNPHLPAGDYKCRTIKVGAKSGGTLGYIAYGWFRCRVAAEQGISSLIKLTGSQRPVGLIFPDNLTRQVFLGTLELGDEKMAVNYGSDRMRDMAGLVERIGDNRWRLVLPAPAYESLVDVIELVPES comes from the coding sequence ATGTGGGGTCGTACATCGATAATCGGGGGCATTCTGGCGGCGTCGACGCTCGCCGCGTGCAACACGGTGCCGAAAATTCCGCCGTCGGTCGCCGACGTGCCGCCGCCCGCGACCGAGGGCGGCTGGCGTTCGACCGCGACCGAGCAGGACAAGGGGCGCGTCCGGAACTGGTATTCGAGCTGGGAAGCCGCGCTGGCAGATGCGCGCGCCAAGGGGTTCGGGGCGCAGATCGACCGCGAGGGCATCCTGCTGCACCCGACCGCGGCGCTGCCCAATCCGCACCTGCCCGCGGGCGATTACAAATGCCGCACGATCAAGGTCGGCGCCAAGAGTGGCGGGACGCTCGGCTATATCGCCTATGGCTGGTTCCGTTGCCGCGTGGCGGCCGAACAGGGGATTTCGAGCCTGATCAAGCTGACGGGGTCGCAGCGGCCGGTCGGGCTGATCTTTCCCGACAATCTGACGCGGCAGGTCTTCCTCGGCACGCTCGAACTCGGCGACGAGAAGATGGCGGTCAATTACGGCAGCGACCGGATGCGCGACATGGCGGGGCTGGTCGAGCGGATCGGCGACAATCGTTGGCGGCTGGTGCTGCCCGCGCCGGCGTATGAATCGCTGGTCGACGTGATCGAACTGGTGCCGGAAAGCTGA
- a CDS encoding amidohydrolase — protein sequence MRILLAGVAALALSAVGAVSAAAQAGDPAIQAEIKKDMPSLMAIYADLHANPELSFMEVRSAGIMAAEARKLGFKVTEKVGGTGIVAVMENGPGPVVMLRADMDGLPVIEQTGLPGASKVRVTTKEGVETGVMHACGHDTHMTAWVGVARRMAANKDKWSGTLVMIGQPAEERGAGARMMLEDGLYTRFPKPQYALAFHDAAQFPAGQIGYTPGYALANVDSVDILVKGVGGHGAYPQTTKDPIVLASRIVGALQTLVSREISPLDSAVVTVGSFHAGAKHNIISDEAKLQLTVRSYSDEVRNHLLDGIARIAKGEAIAAGMPDDKMPVVSVQKDEYTPATFNTVDFTEDMAAFLKTQFSEARVTKMPPVMGGEDFSRYSRDANKDVKSLIIWVGGVPRAEYDAAQKAGKSLPSLHSPFWAPEADTVIETATEALTGMAMKLMGKK from the coding sequence ATGCGGATTTTGCTGGCGGGCGTGGCAGCCCTCGCGCTTTCGGCCGTGGGTGCGGTTTCGGCGGCGGCGCAGGCGGGCGACCCGGCGATTCAGGCCGAGATCAAGAAGGACATGCCGTCGCTGATGGCGATCTATGCCGACCTGCACGCCAACCCCGAACTCAGCTTCATGGAGGTGCGCTCGGCGGGCATCATGGCAGCCGAGGCGCGCAAGCTGGGCTTCAAGGTCACCGAAAAGGTCGGCGGCACCGGCATCGTCGCGGTGATGGAGAACGGCCCCGGCCCGGTGGTGATGCTGCGCGCCGACATGGACGGGCTGCCGGTGATCGAACAGACCGGGCTGCCCGGCGCGTCGAAGGTGCGGGTGACGACCAAGGAAGGCGTCGAGACCGGCGTGATGCACGCGTGCGGCCACGACACGCATATGACCGCGTGGGTCGGCGTCGCGCGGCGCATGGCGGCGAACAAGGACAAATGGTCGGGCACTTTGGTGATGATCGGCCAACCCGCGGAGGAACGCGGCGCGGGCGCGCGGATGATGCTCGAGGACGGGCTCTATACGCGCTTTCCCAAGCCGCAATATGCGCTCGCGTTCCACGATGCGGCGCAGTTTCCCGCCGGGCAGATCGGCTATACGCCGGGCTATGCGCTCGCCAATGTCGACAGCGTCGATATCCTCGTGAAGGGGGTTGGCGGGCACGGCGCCTATCCGCAGACGACCAAGGACCCGATCGTGCTGGCGAGTCGCATCGTCGGCGCGCTGCAGACCCTGGTGTCGCGCGAGATCAGCCCGCTCGACAGCGCGGTGGTGACCGTCGGCAGCTTCCATGCGGGCGCCAAGCATAATATCATTTCGGACGAGGCGAAGCTGCAGCTGACGGTGCGCAGCTACTCGGACGAGGTGCGCAATCATCTGCTCGACGGCATCGCGCGCATCGCGAAGGGCGAGGCGATCGCGGCGGGCATGCCCGACGACAAGATGCCCGTGGTCAGCGTGCAGAAGGACGAATATACCCCCGCGACCTTCAACACCGTCGATTTCACCGAGGATATGGCGGCGTTTTTGAAGACGCAGTTCAGCGAGGCGCGGGTGACCAAGATGCCGCCGGTGATGGGCGGCGAGGATTTCAGCCGCTATTCGCGCGACGCGAACAAGGATGTGAAAAGCCTGATCATCTGGGTCGGCGGCGTCCCGCGCGCCGAATATGACGCGGCGCAAAAGGCGGGGAAGAGCCTGCCGAGCCTGCACTCGCCCTTCTGGGCGCCCGAGGCGGATACGGTGATCGAGACCGCGACCGAGGCGCTGACGGGGATGGCGATGAAGTTGATGGGGAAGAAATAG
- a CDS encoding WYL domain-containing protein: MNDTRLKLMEAIARRRRVTAHYNGNQMILAPHQMFERRGDLFVSALNLSKNWRSPDDWKLGHFKLDGLAVTELQDEEFEPLPSFEAAAPHADDTLLLAV, encoded by the coding sequence ATGAACGACACCCGCCTGAAACTGATGGAAGCCATCGCGCGCCGGCGCCGCGTTACCGCGCACTATAACGGCAACCAGATGATCCTAGCCCCGCACCAGATGTTCGAACGCCGCGGCGACCTCTTCGTCAGCGCGCTCAACCTCAGCAAGAACTGGCGCTCGCCCGACGACTGGAAGCTCGGCCATTTCAAGCTCGACGGCCTCGCCGTGACCGAATTGCAGGACGAGGAGTTCGAGCCTTTGCCGTCGTTCGAGGCCGCAGCGCCGCACGCCGACGACACCCTGCTCCTCGCCGTCTGA
- a CDS encoding DUF465 domain-containing protein, which translates to MTSYSRFYKLTALYRRLDDAVRSEGRRRGADAFRLLRLKAAKLAVKRRLAAQMQPALAR; encoded by the coding sequence ATGACGTCATATTCGCGATTTTATAAACTGACCGCGCTGTACCGCCGGCTCGACGATGCCGTGCGCAGCGAAGGGCGACGCCGCGGCGCCGATGCGTTCCGCCTGCTGCGGCTGAAAGCGGCGAAGCTCGCGGTCAAGCGCCGGCTCGCCGCGCAGATGCAGCCCGCGCTGGCGCGCTGA
- a CDS encoding response regulator transcription factor yields the protein MSATDPIPGLSACLTDRELEILRLLAAGHTVKTIAARLENSETAINERLRSARRKTGVGSSRELARLLDTPENCDKNIDLSNARSVGKDREHTAAIGARGSKGMIVMLITIPLAAAGLMLAAAPSAEQAAAPTAVASAASQPLPLAGSWSLDTSQMPANERPQRVTIAFDAAPDGKWKTRVEIVAPDGSRRYSESTAALDGVAVPITGNMDFIDSVALRQPAPDTLVMTLGKAGARVSTRVYTVAKDRESMTETIVWSGNSREKLETTHFNRMD from the coding sequence ATGTCTGCCACCGACCCGATCCCCGGCTTGTCCGCATGCCTGACCGACCGGGAACTGGAGATCCTGCGCCTGCTCGCCGCCGGGCATACGGTGAAGACGATCGCCGCGCGTCTGGAGAATTCGGAAACCGCGATCAACGAGCGCTTGCGGAGCGCCCGCCGCAAGACGGGGGTCGGCAGCAGCCGCGAGTTGGCGCGCCTTCTGGATACCCCAGAAAATTGTGACAAAAATATCGATCTTTCGAACGCGCGCTCGGTCGGGAAGGACCGGGAGCACACCGCGGCCATAGGGGCGCGCGGTTCGAAAGGAATGATCGTCATGCTCATCACGATACCTCTGGCCGCCGCCGGCCTGATGCTCGCCGCCGCGCCGTCGGCGGAACAGGCCGCCGCGCCGACCGCCGTTGCCAGCGCCGCATCGCAGCCGCTGCCGCTCGCGGGGAGCTGGTCGCTCGACACCTCGCAGATGCCCGCGAACGAGCGACCGCAGCGGGTGACCATCGCTTTCGATGCCGCGCCGGACGGCAAATGGAAAACGCGCGTCGAAATCGTCGCGCCTGACGGATCGCGCCGCTATTCGGAATCGACCGCAGCGCTCGACGGCGTCGCGGTGCCGATCACAGGCAATATGGATTTCATCGACAGCGTGGCGCTGCGCCAGCCGGCGCCGGACACGTTGGTGATGACGTTGGGCAAGGCCGGCGCGCGGGTGTCGACGCGGGTCTACACCGTTGCCAAGGATCGGGAATCGATGACAGAAACGATCGTCTGGTCGGGCAACAGCCGCGAGAAGCTGGAAACGACGCATTTCAATCGCATGGATTGA